A genomic stretch from Setaria viridis chromosome 1, Setaria_viridis_v4.0, whole genome shotgun sequence includes:
- the LOC117867123 gene encoding uncharacterized protein codes for MTGKAVSACASAPCTKGLSPSLALPFAARSPRLASSIRGFPGTRMEGCVTRACALAIATAACVCLPGALVYAIVRVAAARRFGATFALAIVLVFWFTVSAAYYPRVCADLIPWSALLRRLRRQRAPRPRHHPPGGGAGAVVAASSAMALPLPAVAERQGGHGGTTTLPQNPPLVPPPPLPCVVTNGTLASYGRRQRDDGALLPLFVVRRQGYGGMDALHREPPAARAADDGEAPCKRCAVCLCDVEKVETAAWLPVCLHMFHRHCIDQWLHQHGHSTCPICRCDAFAAPLPGDGGDI; via the coding sequence ATGACGGGGAAAGCAGTAAGCGCGTGCGCGAGTGCACCGTGCACAAAAGGCCTCTCGCCGTCACTCGCTCTCCCCTTCGCAGCTCGATCCCCAAGACTAGCTAGTAGCATTCGAGGATTCCCAGGAACACGCATGGAGGGTTGCGTGACCCGCGCGTGCGCGCTGGCCATCGCCACCGCGGCGTGCGTCTGCCTCCCCGGCGCGCTCGTCTACGCGATCGTCCgggtcgcggcggcgcggcgcttcGGCGCCACCTTCGCGCTCGCCATCGTCCTCGTCTTCTGGTTCACTGTCAGCGCCGCTTACTACCCGCGCGTCTGCGCCGACCTCATCCCCTGGTCCgcgctgctgcgccgcctccgtcgccagcgcgcgccgcgccccaGGCACCACCCgcccggtggcggcgctggcgccgtcgtcgccgccagtAGCGCCATGGCGTTGCCGCTGCCTGCAGTGGCGGAAAGACAAGGAGGCCACGGCGGCACGACCACGCTTCCGCAGAATCCGCCgcttgtgccgccgccgccgctgccgtgcgTCGTCACTAATGGCACCCTGGCGTCGtacggccggcggcagcgggacGACGGCGCCCTGTTGCCGCTGTTCGTGGTGCGGAGACAAGGCTACGGCGGCATGGACGCGCTTCACCGGGAGCCACcggccgcgcgggcggcggacgacggcgaggcGCCGTGCAAGCGCTGCGCGGTGTGCCTGTGCGACGTGGAGAAGGTGGAGACGGCGGCGTGGCTGCCGGTGTGCCTGCACATGTTCCACCGCCACTGCATCGACCAGTGGCTGCACCAGCACGGCCACTCGACGTGCCCGATCTGCCGGTGCGACGCcttcgccgcgccgctgccgggaGACGGCGGCGATATCTGA